The following nucleotide sequence is from Caldicellulosiruptor saccharolyticus DSM 8903.
TGATAGTAAATAAGGTTGTAGGGGGGAAGTTGAATTGGCACTGAAAAATATAATCTCGCTTCAGTATGGGATGAATATAAAGAGTATGAAACAACTGCAAAATGAGTTTTTGATAAAAACTGCAAAAGCAGAGTACATTGCTAAAAAAGTAAAGTTGTCTCCGGCAGAGATTGTTTTTATTTACCATTGTCAAGAACATTTGAAGGAAAACAGGTTTGTAAGCTTTGAAAAGATTCTCCCAACAAAGGATGGTTGTCCTTACCTGAGGTTTGACAAATCAGTTTATGTCCTAATTGAACATTTTAAAAAGGAACCAATTGAGATTGTTGATAAAGAAATCTCAAACTGTGTAGAATTTATAAATATGTTTCACGCGGCTTCTACTAACCTTACTTCAACAGTTGGTGCAAGATATAAAGCTTCTTACGGCAAAGACAGAATTGCAGCGAGAAACATGTATTCGGTTTTTACGAAAGTAAAACAAAATCCTAACCTTATCAAAAATGACAGCTTAAAAAAAGTTATTTTAAAGACAATTGATAAAAATATTGAATATGTAGAAAAGGCAACAAAGATATTAGAGGATGACAGATATCTTGACATCATTGGACGATCTATGCAAGAAAATAGGTTTATTCATGGAAAACTTACTCTTCAGAATATAGTAAGGAGCTACAATAAATTAAGACTTCTAAATATGTTCGATGTGGAGCTAAACATTCGCGAAAAAGACATTGCAACCTTTGTCAAAAGCTTACTTAAAAGAAATAAGGACTTGGATTTTGACGAGATTATTGGACGCTTTTACATCACATCTTTTGACCAGTACAGGCAGAAACTAATATTAGCACTTTTGCTTTTGCCATATGAGTATTTTAGCGTGATCAAAAAGCTATTAAAGCTTGGAAATTTGGAGTGGGCATTTAGAGGTTTTGAAGAAAAGATAAATAGAATTTGTGAAAAAGATGAATACAAGCATAAAATTCTCACCTCCCTGCATTAAATATTAGGATTTTTCATATAGTTTTTAGTGGGAGGTGTTTTTTATGATTTTGCTCAGAGAAGAAATAACTCAGTTTTTTGATATAGAGGTTTTTTATTTTATGCCCATTCGTGACATTCTTGTACTGTCCACAGACAGCGGCTTAAAATGCTTTAAAAAGGTTGACTATTCAGTGGAGACACTTTTGTTTATCCACGGTGGAAAGGAACACCTTGTTTCAAGAGGATTTTTAGATATAGACAGGTTTAACTTAAGCAAAGCTGGTGAGCCATATGTTATCTTGAATGACGATATTTATGTTCTCACTGACTGGATAGATGCAAGAGAGTGTGAGCTTGAAAATCCAATTGAGCTAAAAGCTGCAGCGGAAAAGCTTGCTCTCATGCACGAGGCGTCTTATGGTTATACAGATGTCCCGCAAGGTGCGAGAATACGAGACGATTTAGGGAAACTCATGACACGCTTTGAAAAAAGGTGTAACGAGTTTTCGCGTATGAGAAAAATGGCAGAAAAGAGAAAAAGCATGTTTGATTATGAGTATTTATTTACATATTCGTATTATTATGAGCTTGCTAAAGAAGCTTTCGAAAAGATTAAAAATTCTAAATATAGTAGCCTTTGCGAAGAGGCAAGACAAAAAAGAGGTTTTATCCACCGCGACTATTCATACCATAATATACTCTATACCCAAGATGGAGATGTGTATATAATTGACTTTGACTATCTTACGTATGATTTGAGAGTAGTTGATATCGCAAGTTT
It contains:
- a CDS encoding CotS family spore coat protein, which translates into the protein MILLREEITQFFDIEVFYFMPIRDILVLSTDSGLKCFKKVDYSVETLLFIHGGKEHLVSRGFLDIDRFNLSKAGEPYVILNDDIYVLTDWIDARECELENPIELKAAAEKLALMHEASYGYTDVPQGARIRDDLGKLMTRFEKRCNEFSRMRKMAEKRKSMFDYEYLFTYSYYYELAKEAFEKIKNSKYSSLCEEARQKRGFIHRDYSYHNILYTQDGDVYIIDFDYLTYDLRVVDIASFMQKVLKRIHWDIKTGESIINWYSNISPLSKDELELIYIILLFPYRYWKTCNRYYNGKKSWSEKVFTAKLNEVISERDFHYDFIKWLEKQI
- a CDS encoding protein kinase family protein; its protein translation is MALKNIISLQYGMNIKSMKQLQNEFLIKTAKAEYIAKKVKLSPAEIVFIYHCQEHLKENRFVSFEKILPTKDGCPYLRFDKSVYVLIEHFKKEPIEIVDKEISNCVEFINMFHAASTNLTSTVGARYKASYGKDRIAARNMYSVFTKVKQNPNLIKNDSLKKVILKTIDKNIEYVEKATKILEDDRYLDIIGRSMQENRFIHGKLTLQNIVRSYNKLRLLNMFDVELNIREKDIATFVKSLLKRNKDLDFDEIIGRFYITSFDQYRQKLILALLLLPYEYFSVIKKLLKLGNLEWAFRGFEEKINRICEKDEYKHKILTSLH